From Xylanibacter oryzae DSM 17970, a single genomic window includes:
- a CDS encoding ATP-binding protein — MKKVIVFTVFTVLMILSSLTVRGRNLNSDTIPDVIDIVGNKYYPPCEFINEKGKPDGFCVDVLKEVMKRMHKRYTIRLMSREELQKVAESGKTDLILEMTYNNVKTKSIFYGSVYSYAKDGVVYNKLKEPILYYKQLKNKRVAVEKGSYLEYMLRYLNLNIKVLPVEDLMQATYMLKHLKCDAILCNIETARYIADHNNFGCADVGLPPEKLCLSGTNYMLLTKVCLIVYDLKSEGIYDKIHSKWFERDKSMFYLNIIYRVVTAFAVIIFLFIAFNALLRYKIRKAKRQLERNQHSLAISLHAGEIGIWGYNIEKRRFYNIFCDYFPADGRLYEDELKMFHPDDVNIFADAIQMSIEGNPPEGSICVRMDNTGNKNWRYIEKELHSLRDDKGEVEKIIGTHKDVTESINKENKIKELLKDHEVMFNNTSIGMQYFDADGYLMKINDAACNIFGVSDRQAFLDSRPNLFEYPQLKGYINKNDLHKDNFILYDDFDKYKEFKNYGLRDKTGVHYIETFISPVYTSDNKLLCIVVNNNDLTERETLRKQVEDYAFRMKYVLKSSGILTWKYNPETHKRTSLDGNLVIPEDMEWKDIVQYVADEDKQKFIDLFLAMDQRHANSFSTQINFDRFYVDYRPACYSVEGTPFRNKEGEIEYYIGLSINITRLIDIQKQLEHEKEEAQKADKLKSAFIANVSHEIRTPLNSIIGFSDLLQYTNDEKDKKTFVDIIKLNNERLLKIIDDVLDLSKIESGTMPLSIESVDIEAIFKEYHEVFARQLVDSKVKMIFESTNTKCFIDTDRVRFTQVLTNFLTNAVKYTSEGYIRMGYECVNNGLRIFVEDTGIGIPYEKKDLVFNRFEKLDSFVQGTGLGLSICKDIASLFNGEVGVESKLGKGSTFWMWIPCECRC; from the coding sequence ATGAAAAAAGTAATTGTCTTTACAGTTTTTACTGTCTTGATGATATTGTCCTCATTGACAGTAAGAGGCAGAAATTTGAATTCTGATACCATACCAGATGTGATAGATATAGTTGGTAATAAATATTATCCACCATGCGAATTTATTAACGAAAAGGGTAAACCTGATGGCTTTTGCGTTGACGTACTAAAAGAGGTTATGAAGAGAATGCATAAAAGATATACCATCCGATTAATGTCACGCGAGGAATTACAGAAAGTTGCAGAATCAGGAAAAACAGATTTGATTTTGGAAATGACATACAACAACGTCAAAACAAAATCTATATTTTATGGCTCTGTTTACAGCTATGCTAAAGATGGCGTTGTGTATAATAAGTTGAAAGAACCTATTCTATATTATAAACAACTGAAAAATAAACGTGTGGCAGTAGAGAAAGGTTCTTATCTTGAATATATGCTACGCTATTTGAACCTGAACATAAAGGTCTTGCCTGTAGAAGATCTTATGCAGGCAACATATATGCTAAAGCACTTAAAATGTGATGCAATATTATGCAATATAGAAACAGCCAGGTATATAGCAGATCACAACAACTTTGGCTGTGCTGATGTGGGTTTACCTCCTGAAAAATTGTGTTTGTCGGGTACTAATTATATGCTTTTAACAAAAGTATGTCTTATAGTATACGACTTGAAGAGTGAGGGTATTTATGATAAAATTCATTCTAAATGGTTTGAGCGTGATAAATCGATGTTCTATCTAAACATAATCTATAGAGTAGTTACAGCTTTTGCTGTAATCATATTTCTTTTTATAGCGTTTAACGCCTTGTTGCGCTATAAAATAAGGAAAGCCAAACGCCAGTTGGAGCGTAATCAGCATAGTCTTGCAATTTCACTTCACGCAGGTGAAATAGGGATATGGGGATACAATATAGAGAAAAGACGATTCTATAATATATTCTGTGACTATTTCCCTGCTGATGGGCGTCTTTACGAAGATGAACTTAAAATGTTCCACCCTGATGATGTTAACATTTTTGCAGACGCTATACAAATGTCTATAGAAGGTAATCCGCCAGAGGGTTCTATATGCGTACGTATGGATAACACAGGGAATAAAAATTGGCGCTATATTGAGAAAGAACTGCATTCTCTGCGTGATGATAAAGGTGAGGTGGAAAAGATTATTGGAACACATAAGGATGTGACCGAAAGCATAAACAAAGAGAACAAAATCAAAGAACTGCTTAAAGATCATGAAGTAATGTTCAACAATACTTCTATAGGTATGCAATACTTTGATGCAGATGGCTATCTTATGAAAATAAATGATGCTGCTTGCAATATATTCGGTGTCAGCGATAGACAAGCTTTCCTTGACTCACGACCGAATCTTTTTGAATATCCACAACTAAAGGGATATATTAATAAAAATGATTTACATAAGGATAATTTTATTCTATATGATGATTTTGATAAATATAAAGAATTTAAGAATTATGGTTTGAGAGACAAAACAGGAGTACACTATATTGAGACATTCATTAGTCCTGTATATACATCTGATAACAAACTGTTATGTATCGTTGTTAACAATAATGACCTGACAGAGCGTGAGACTTTAAGAAAACAAGTTGAAGATTATGCTTTCAGAATGAAGTATGTGCTGAAATCCAGTGGTATTCTTACATGGAAATATAACCCTGAAACCCATAAACGAACTTCGCTGGATGGTAATCTTGTTATTCCTGAAGATATGGAATGGAAAGATATTGTGCAATATGTCGCTGACGAGGATAAACAAAAATTTATTGATTTATTCCTTGCGATGGATCAACGTCATGCAAATTCTTTTAGTACTCAGATTAATTTTGATAGATTCTATGTGGATTATCGACCGGCATGTTATAGTGTTGAGGGTACTCCTTTTAGAAATAAAGAAGGAGAAATAGAATATTATATAGGTCTGAGTATAAATATAACAAGACTTATTGATATACAGAAACAATTGGAACATGAGAAGGAAGAAGCCCAGAAGGCAGATAAGCTGAAATCTGCTTTTATAGCCAATGTCAGTCATGAGATACGTACACCTCTTAACTCTATAATCGGCTTCTCTGATTTGTTGCAATATACAAATGATGAAAAGGATAAAAAGACCTTTGTAGATATAATAAAGCTTAACAATGAAAGGTTGCTTAAGATAATTGATGACGTGCTAGATTTGTCAAAAATAGAATCGGGTACAATGCCATTGAGTATAGAGTCTGTTGATATAGAGGCTATATTCAAAGAGTATCATGAAGTATTTGCACGGCAACTTGTCGATTCTAAAGTAAAGATGATATTTGAATCTACTAATACAAAATGTTTTATTGATACAGACAGGGTGCGCTTTACACAGGTTCTGACCAATTTTCTTACTAATGCAGTGAAATATACATCGGAGGGATATATACGTATGGGTTATGAATGTGTTAATAATGGACTTCGTATCTTTGTAGAAGATACAGGTATCGGAATTCCATATGAAAAGAAAGATCTTGTGTTTAATAGGTTTGAGAAATTAGATTCGTTTGTTCAAGGCACTGGTCTGGGACTATCCATATGCAAAGATATTGCGAGTCTGTTTAATGGGGAGGTCGGAGTAGAATCTAAACTTGGCAAAGGTTCTACATTCTGGATGTGGATACCTTGCGAGTGTAGGTGCTAA
- a CDS encoding YeiH family protein: MLSENRSSMLHGVLLITLFSCAAFYLGDMPFAKSISFSPMIIGIILGMLYANSLRNNLPDTWVPGIQFCAKRILRIGVILYGFKLTFQDVTTVGLPAIIIDAIIVTVTISGGVMIGRMLKMDRGVALLTSVGSGICGAAAILGAESAIKIKPYKTAVAVSTVVIFGTISMFLYPILYRNGVFAISPEQMGIFTGSTIHEVAHVVGAGNAMGKAVSDYAIIVKMIRVMMLVPVLLVISWDVARAAAQKGVEQESGRKISIPWFAVLFLVVIGFNSLNLLPAALVSFINTFDVFLLTMAMTALGAETSIDKFRKAGMKPFLLASILYMWLIFGGYALAKYLVPILV; encoded by the coding sequence ATGTTAAGTGAAAACAGAAGCAGCATGCTTCACGGTGTCTTATTAATAACCTTGTTCTCTTGTGCGGCATTTTATTTAGGCGATATGCCTTTTGCAAAGAGTATATCGTTCAGTCCTATGATTATAGGTATCATACTTGGTATGCTATACGCCAACAGTCTGCGTAATAATCTGCCTGATACCTGGGTGCCAGGAATACAGTTTTGCGCTAAGCGTATATTGCGTATAGGTGTAATATTGTATGGATTTAAACTAACATTTCAGGATGTAACAACTGTGGGACTGCCGGCTATAATAATAGATGCAATAATAGTGACAGTAACAATAAGTGGTGGGGTTATGATAGGCAGAATGCTCAAGATGGACCGTGGTGTGGCGCTTCTTACCTCAGTAGGCAGTGGCATTTGCGGAGCGGCAGCTATTCTCGGAGCAGAATCGGCCATTAAGATAAAACCCTACAAAACAGCTGTTGCTGTATCTACGGTAGTAATATTCGGCACAATATCAATGTTTCTCTATCCAATACTTTACAGAAATGGTGTTTTCGCTATATCTCCCGAGCAGATGGGCATCTTTACAGGTTCTACCATTCATGAGGTAGCACACGTAGTAGGGGCAGGTAATGCGATGGGAAAGGCTGTATCTGATTATGCCATAATCGTAAAGATGATAAGAGTGATGATGCTGGTTCCTGTGCTACTTGTTATAAGTTGGGATGTTGCCCGTGCAGCAGCTCAAAAAGGAGTAGAGCAGGAGAGTGGTCGTAAAATATCCATACCATGGTTTGCAGTACTGTTCCTTGTGGTAATAGGTTTTAATTCGCTCAATTTGTTGCCTGCCGCTTTGGTTTCATTTATCAATACATTTGATGTGTTCTTACTCACCATGGCGATGACGGCGCTCGGGGCGGAGACAAGCATCGATAAATTTCGTAAGGCAGGCATGAAACCCTTTCTATTGGCTTCAATACTCTATATGTGGCTCATATTCGGGGGATATGCGTTGGCAAAATATCTGGTGCCTATACTTGTATAA
- a CDS encoding LysR substrate-binding domain-containing protein encodes MVDIRLKVFRSVAQNLSFTKASQELYISQPAISKHIQELEAEYHVRLFDRLGNRISLTHAGQLLLDHCQRIFSDYQHLDFEMNALRKKYSGEIRIGASTTISQYVMPEILADFVQQYPQTSISVLSGNSRDIEAALQGGKIDIGMVEGIIRQPQLKYSAFMKDELVAIVSAENVLVDKDEITISELQNTPLVLREHGSGTLDVVENALQNKGLSLSDMKIVMYLGSTESIKGFIAHSNSMGIVSVRSVSKALLNGEFKVIEIKGLKMEREFCFVEKRGESSGMQTVFKKFITSSYRL; translated from the coding sequence ATGGTTGATATACGATTGAAAGTATTTCGCAGTGTAGCGCAAAACCTCAGTTTCACTAAGGCTTCGCAAGAACTGTATATCAGTCAGCCGGCTATAAGTAAGCATATTCAGGAACTGGAAGCTGAATATCATGTGCGCCTGTTCGACCGGCTGGGCAACAGGATCTCACTTACTCATGCGGGGCAGTTGCTTTTAGACCATTGTCAAAGGATTTTCAGCGATTATCAGCATCTGGATTTTGAAATGAACGCGCTGCGCAAAAAATACAGCGGCGAAATACGAATTGGAGCCAGTACAACAATATCTCAATATGTAATGCCCGAAATATTGGCAGATTTTGTACAACAGTATCCTCAGACTTCAATATCTGTGTTGAGTGGAAACTCTCGCGATATAGAGGCTGCATTGCAAGGAGGCAAAATCGACATAGGTATGGTGGAGGGCATAATACGTCAGCCGCAGTTGAAATATTCTGCATTTATGAAAGACGAACTTGTAGCTATCGTAAGTGCGGAGAATGTTTTAGTCGATAAAGACGAGATAACGATATCCGAACTGCAAAACACTCCTCTGGTATTGCGTGAACACGGCTCAGGCACTCTTGATGTAGTGGAAAATGCTTTGCAGAATAAGGGACTGTCATTATCAGACATGAAGATAGTGATGTACCTTGGAAGTACCGAGAGCATAAAAGGTTTTATAGCACATTCGAATAGTATGGGCATCGTATCTGTAAGGTCGGTAAGCAAAGCTCTTCTCAATGGCGAATTCAAAGTGATAGAGATAAAGGGACTAAAGATGGAAAGAGAATTCTGCTTCGTAGAAAAGAGAGGCGAGAGTTCGGGAATGCAGACTGTATTTAAAAAGTTTATAACTTCAAGTTATAGGCTATAG
- a CDS encoding DUF4250 domain-containing protein → MEKLPQDPYILFSAVNMLLRDNYKSLDELCDDMNVDRAELENNLSKVGFEYSEENNKFW, encoded by the coding sequence ATGGAAAAATTACCACAAGATCCCTATATACTTTTCTCGGCTGTTAATATGCTACTTAGAGATAATTATAAGTCGCTGGACGAACTTTGCGATGACATGAACGTAGACCGCGCAGAACTGGAAAACAATCTGTCGAAGGTCGGTTTTGAATATAGTGAGGAAAATAATAAATTCTGGTAA